Proteins co-encoded in one Methylobacterium sp. WL1 genomic window:
- the rpmI gene encoding 50S ribosomal protein L35: MPKLKTKSGAKKRFKITGTGKVMYAQAGKRHGMIKRTTKQIRNLRGTTTLFEGDAANVKKYFLPNAR, from the coding sequence ATGCCCAAGCTGAAGACCAAATCAGGCGCCAAGAAGCGCTTCAAGATCACCGGCACCGGCAAGGTGATGTACGCCCAGGCCGGCAAGCGCCACGGGATGATCAAGCGGACGACCAAGCAGATCCGCAACCTGCGCGGCACCACGACCCTGTTCGAGGGCGATGCCGCCAACGTGAAGAAGTACTTCCTGCCGAACGCACGGTAA
- the rplT gene encoding 50S ribosomal protein L20, whose product MARVKRGVTSHAKHKKVLKAAKGYYGRRKNTIRIAKQAVEKGMQYAYRDRKNKKRTFRALWIQRLNAAVREHGLTYSRFINGLAKSGIIVDRKALSELAIHEPASFAAVVEKAKAALPETTAKAA is encoded by the coding sequence ATGGCCCGCGTCAAACGCGGCGTGACCAGTCACGCGAAGCACAAAAAAGTTCTGAAGGCCGCCAAGGGCTATTACGGCCGGCGCAAGAATACCATCCGCATCGCCAAACAGGCGGTCGAGAAGGGCATGCAGTATGCCTATCGCGACCGCAAGAATAAGAAGCGCACGTTCCGCGCCCTCTGGATCCAGCGCCTCAACGCGGCGGTCCGGGAGCATGGCCTGACCTATTCGCGCTTCATCAACGGTCTTGCCAAGTCCGGCATCATCGTCGACCGCAAGGCGCTGTCGGAGCTGGCGATCCACGAGCCGGCGAGCTTTGCCGCCGTGGTCGAGAAGGCCAAGGCCGCCCTCCCCGAGACCACCGCCAAGGCCGCCTGA
- a CDS encoding alpha/beta hydrolase: MTDTGPTFISVGEGDAARKIAVRVREGAGPPVVWLGGFRSDMTATKAAALDAWATEEKRALVRFDYAGHGASGGTFADCTISSWLEDAQAVLSAYVPEPPILVGSSMGGWIASLAARDRAARGQTTAALVLIAPALDFTEDLIWSNLDGPARAALTRDGVLRRPSDYAPEPDPITLALIEDGRSNRLLEHPFDPACPVHILQGMRDRDVPYQHALKTVSRLPAEGTVLTLIADGDHRLSRPQDIARLVAAVAAIS; this comes from the coding sequence ATGACCGATACAGGGCCGACCTTCATCAGCGTCGGTGAAGGTGACGCAGCACGCAAGATCGCCGTGCGGGTTCGAGAAGGCGCCGGGCCCCCGGTGGTCTGGCTCGGGGGATTCCGCTCCGACATGACCGCCACAAAAGCCGCGGCCCTGGACGCGTGGGCCACCGAGGAAAAGCGCGCCCTGGTGCGGTTCGACTATGCCGGCCACGGCGCCTCCGGCGGCACCTTCGCCGACTGCACCATCTCGTCCTGGCTGGAGGACGCGCAAGCCGTCCTGTCGGCCTACGTGCCCGAGCCGCCGATCCTGGTCGGTTCGTCGATGGGCGGCTGGATCGCAAGCCTGGCCGCCCGCGACCGCGCCGCACGCGGCCAGACGACTGCGGCACTGGTGCTGATCGCACCGGCCCTGGACTTCACCGAGGATCTGATCTGGTCCAATCTCGACGGGCCCGCCCGCGCAGCGTTGACGCGAGACGGCGTGCTCCGGAGGCCAAGCGACTATGCGCCGGAGCCAGATCCGATCACCCTGGCGCTGATCGAGGACGGCCGGAGCAACAGGCTGCTCGAGCACCCCTTCGACCCTGCCTGCCCCGTCCACATCCTGCAGGGGATGCGCGACCGGGACGTGCCGTACCAGCACGCCCTGAAAACGGTGAGCCGCCTTCCCGCCGAGGGTACCGTGCTCACGCTGATCGCGGACGGAGACCACCGCCTGTCACGACCGCAGGACATTGCGCGGCTCGTGGCGGCGGTGGCAGCAATCAGCTGA
- the pheT gene encoding phenylalanine--tRNA ligase subunit beta, which translates to MKFTLSWLKDHLDTEASLDTITETLTRIGLEVEGVEDKAAALKPYVVARILTAEQHPNADRLRVCTVETGAGVPIQVVCGAPNARAGLVSVFAPPGTYVPGKAITLSVGTIRGVESHGMLCSGAELGLGEDHDGILELPADAPVGQGYALYAGLDDAVIEINLTPNRPDCTSVHGIARDLAATGIGSLKHEAAPGVRGEGPCPVEVDLALAPEDRGLCPLFALRLVRGVKNGPSPAWMQARLRAIGLRPINALVDITNYVTFDRGRPLHVFDAAKVSGNLTVRRAHGGESLLALDGRTYTLTDDTVVIADQAGVESIAGIMGGQASGCDESTTDVLIESALWDPANIAQSGRRLGIITDARYRFERGVDPAFTLPGLDLATRLVVDLCGGTPSQATIAGEPPESERIIDFPWTEVRRLAGIELPQTEIKLILETLGFQISGTGDRVEVLTPSWRPDVEGKADLVEEVIRIAGLDRIEPKPLPRIAGIGRPLLTVMQKRTRTAKRALASRGLMEAVTWSFVPHSDAELFGGGGADLVLANPIASELSDMRPSLVPGLLRAAQRNADRGYPDAALFEVGQCFASDEPEGQSIRAAAVRRGSATLTGAGRHWDGSAGTVDVFAAKADALALLGALGVPTGGLQVTAGGPTWLHPGRSGTLRFGPKSEIGWFGEVHPRTLQALDLKGSLVAFEIVLDALPLPKHKPTKAKPALALSEFQPLSRDFAFLVGRDVPAGDIVKAAQGAERKLVTGVEVFDLYEGTGVPDGSKSVAIAVRLQPVERTLTDAEIEAVSAKIVTEVSRRTGATLRS; encoded by the coding sequence ATGAAATTCACCCTCTCCTGGCTCAAGGACCACCTCGACACCGAGGCTTCCCTCGACACCATCACCGAGACGCTGACGCGCATCGGCCTCGAGGTCGAGGGCGTCGAGGACAAGGCGGCCGCGCTCAAGCCCTACGTCGTCGCCCGGATCCTGACAGCCGAGCAGCATCCGAACGCCGACCGTCTGCGGGTCTGCACCGTCGAGACCGGGGCGGGCGTGCCGATCCAGGTGGTCTGCGGTGCGCCGAACGCACGCGCGGGTCTCGTGTCGGTGTTCGCGCCGCCCGGCACCTATGTGCCCGGGAAGGCGATCACCCTCTCGGTCGGCACGATCCGCGGCGTCGAGAGCCACGGCATGCTGTGCTCGGGGGCGGAACTCGGACTCGGCGAGGACCATGATGGCATCCTCGAACTCCCGGCCGATGCGCCGGTCGGCCAGGGCTACGCCCTCTATGCCGGGCTCGACGATGCGGTCATCGAGATCAACCTGACGCCGAACCGTCCGGACTGCACCTCGGTGCACGGCATCGCCCGCGACCTCGCGGCGACCGGGATCGGCAGCCTCAAGCACGAGGCCGCGCCGGGCGTGCGCGGCGAAGGTCCCTGCCCGGTCGAGGTCGACCTGGCCCTCGCGCCGGAGGATCGCGGACTTTGCCCGCTCTTCGCCCTTCGACTCGTGCGCGGCGTGAAGAACGGTCCGTCGCCGGCCTGGATGCAGGCCAGGCTGCGGGCGATCGGTCTTCGACCGATCAACGCCCTCGTGGACATCACCAACTACGTCACCTTCGATCGCGGCCGGCCGCTGCACGTGTTCGACGCCGCCAAGGTCTCGGGCAACCTGACGGTGCGGCGGGCCCACGGAGGCGAAAGCCTCCTGGCGCTCGACGGACGGACCTACACGCTCACCGACGACACCGTGGTGATCGCCGATCAAGCCGGCGTCGAATCGATAGCCGGCATCATGGGTGGCCAGGCCTCCGGCTGCGACGAGTCCACCACGGACGTGCTGATTGAATCGGCGCTGTGGGACCCGGCCAACATCGCCCAGTCCGGGCGCCGGCTCGGCATCATCACCGATGCGCGCTACCGGTTCGAGCGCGGCGTCGACCCGGCCTTCACGCTCCCCGGCCTGGACCTCGCCACGCGCCTCGTGGTCGATCTGTGCGGCGGCACGCCCTCCCAGGCGACGATCGCCGGCGAGCCCCCGGAATCGGAGCGGATCATCGATTTCCCGTGGACCGAGGTGCGGCGCCTGGCCGGCATCGAACTGCCGCAGACCGAGATCAAGCTGATCCTGGAGACGCTGGGTTTCCAAATCTCCGGCACCGGCGACCGGGTGGAGGTCCTGACACCGTCCTGGCGGCCCGATGTCGAGGGCAAGGCCGACTTGGTCGAGGAGGTCATCCGTATCGCCGGCCTGGACCGGATCGAGCCGAAGCCGCTGCCGCGGATTGCCGGGATCGGCCGGCCGCTGCTCACGGTGATGCAGAAGCGCACCCGGACGGCCAAGCGGGCCCTGGCGAGTCGCGGCCTGATGGAAGCGGTGACCTGGTCCTTCGTCCCGCATTCCGATGCCGAGCTGTTCGGCGGGGGCGGCGCCGACCTCGTGCTCGCCAACCCGATCGCGTCCGAACTGTCGGACATGCGCCCGAGCCTGGTGCCGGGTCTGCTGCGGGCGGCGCAGCGCAACGCCGACCGCGGCTATCCGGATGCGGCCCTGTTCGAGGTCGGTCAGTGCTTCGCCTCGGACGAGCCGGAAGGGCAGAGCATCCGCGCCGCCGCAGTGCGTCGCGGCAGCGCAACCCTGACGGGTGCCGGGCGCCATTGGGACGGCTCGGCCGGGACGGTGGACGTCTTCGCCGCGAAGGCCGACGCCCTCGCCCTGCTGGGCGCCCTCGGCGTGCCGACCGGCGGCCTCCAGGTTACGGCAGGCGGCCCGACCTGGCTCCACCCCGGACGCTCGGGCACGCTGCGCTTCGGGCCGAAATCCGAGATCGGCTGGTTCGGCGAGGTCCATCCGCGGACCCTGCAGGCCCTCGACCTCAAGGGCAGCCTGGTGGCGTTCGAGATCGTGCTCGACGCCCTGCCTTTGCCCAAGCACAAGCCGACCAAGGCCAAGCCCGCTCTGGCCCTCTCCGAGTTCCAGCCGCTGTCCCGGGACTTCGCCTTCCTGGTCGGCCGCGACGTCCCGGCAGGCGACATCGTCAAGGCGGCGCAAGGGGCGGAGCGCAAGCTGGTCACCGGCGTCGAGGTCTTCGACCTCTACGAGGGGACCGGCGTGCCGGACGGGTCCAAGTCGGTGGCCATCGCGGTTCGCCTGCAGCCGGTGGAGCGCACCCTCACCGATGCCGAGATCGAGGCGGTGAGCGCCAAGATCGTCACGGAAGTCTCGCGCCGGACCGGCGCGACCCTGCGGTCCTAA
- a CDS encoding glycosyltransferase family 4 protein produces MRIAQIAPLSEAVPPKFYGGTERVVSWITEELVRQGHDVTLFASGDSETSAKLAACTPEGLRLLGYRDHTASHLAMLHQVHRRAHEFDILHFHIDLLQYPMFEDLNHKCITTMHGRLDVPDFMPVYRTFTGMPLVSISDNQREPMPPNVNWLATIHHGLPSQNCPYTPEAAGGYLAFLGRISPEKRPDRAIEMAIRSGTPLKIAAKVDKADQDYWDEVIEPMTHHPLVEYIGEINEEQKKAFLGNALALAFPIDWPEPFGLVMIEAMSAGTPVIAFRNGSVPEVIKDGVSGVLCETMDDAVNAVAKVKTMSREGVRRHFESQFTAECMVKKYVAAYEELLSRGADVIQMQKSGFQPHYGDVNGSARPAISVAAMPA; encoded by the coding sequence GTGCGCATTGCCCAAATCGCTCCGTTGTCGGAGGCCGTCCCTCCGAAGTTCTACGGCGGCACCGAGCGCGTCGTCAGCTGGATCACGGAAGAACTGGTCCGCCAGGGCCACGACGTCACCCTGTTCGCCAGCGGCGATTCGGAGACGTCGGCCAAGCTTGCGGCCTGCACGCCCGAAGGCCTGCGTCTGCTCGGTTACCGGGATCACACCGCCAGCCACCTGGCTATGCTGCATCAGGTCCATCGCCGGGCGCACGAGTTCGATATCCTGCACTTCCACATCGATCTGCTTCAGTATCCGATGTTCGAGGATCTGAACCACAAGTGCATCACCACGATGCATGGTCGTCTCGACGTTCCGGACTTCATGCCCGTCTACCGCACCTTCACCGGCATGCCGCTCGTGTCGATCTCCGACAACCAGCGCGAGCCGATGCCGCCGAACGTCAACTGGCTGGCCACGATCCATCACGGCCTGCCGTCGCAGAACTGCCCGTACACCCCCGAGGCCGCCGGCGGCTACCTGGCGTTCCTGGGTCGCATCTCTCCGGAGAAGCGCCCCGACCGTGCCATCGAGATGGCGATCCGTTCGGGCACGCCGCTCAAGATCGCCGCCAAGGTCGATAAGGCGGACCAGGATTACTGGGACGAGGTCATCGAGCCGATGACCCATCACCCGCTGGTCGAGTACATCGGCGAGATCAACGAAGAGCAGAAGAAGGCCTTCCTCGGCAACGCCCTGGCGCTCGCCTTCCCGATCGACTGGCCGGAGCCCTTCGGCCTCGTCATGATCGAGGCGATGTCGGCCGGAACCCCGGTGATCGCGTTCCGGAACGGCTCCGTGCCTGAGGTGATCAAGGACGGTGTCAGCGGCGTGCTCTGCGAGACGATGGACGACGCGGTGAACGCGGTGGCCAAGGTCAAGACCATGAGCCGCGAGGGCGTGCGCCGCCACTTCGAAAGCCAGTTCACCGCTGAGTGCATGGTCAAGAAGTATGTCGCCGCCTACGAGGAGCTTCTGTCCCGGGGCGCCGACGTGATCCAGATGCAGAAGTCCGGGTTCCAGCCGCATTACGGCGACGTCAACGGCTCCGCGCGTCCGGCCATCTCGGTCGCCGCGATGCCGGCCTAA
- a CDS encoding DUF1150 domain-containing protein: protein MTNLNASPLTPADLDPTEFNPADLAALGEGHIAYVRPIRSDEVRRLFPQAPELMPGLDLFALLSASGEPIMLADSRDVVLANAVAQDLHAVSLH from the coding sequence ATGACGAACTTGAACGCATCGCCCCTCACCCCCGCCGATCTCGACCCGACCGAGTTCAACCCGGCAGATCTCGCGGCGCTCGGCGAGGGCCATATCGCCTACGTTCGCCCGATACGTTCCGATGAGGTCCGTCGCCTGTTCCCGCAGGCTCCGGAACTGATGCCCGGCCTCGACCTGTTCGCACTCCTCTCGGCGAGCGGCGAGCCGATCATGCTGGCCGATTCCCGCGACGTGGTGCTGGCCAATGCCGTGGCCCAGGATCTCCACGCCGTCAGCCTGCACTGA
- the moeB gene encoding molybdopterin-synthase adenylyltransferase MoeB, protein MALAPEEIERYARHLVLAEVGGPGQARLKAARVLVIGAGGLGAPLIQYLAAAGIGTIGIVDDDTVSLSNLQRQVIHGTPDLGRPKVASAVDAVERLNPHVAVVPHPFRITPDNAVDLIAGYDLVADGSDNFATRYAVSDACFHARRPLVTAALGRFDGTLTTIRAHESDPDGKPNPTYRCLFPNPPPPGSVPACAEAGVLGALAGVMGSLMAMEVIRAVAQFGEPLVGRLLMVDARSMRFETLRYGWDPDNPLSGTAASAQ, encoded by the coding sequence ATGGCCCTCGCTCCCGAAGAGATCGAACGCTACGCCCGTCACCTTGTCCTGGCCGAGGTCGGTGGCCCCGGGCAGGCACGCCTCAAGGCGGCCCGGGTGCTGGTGATCGGGGCAGGGGGGCTCGGCGCGCCGCTGATCCAGTATCTTGCGGCCGCCGGCATCGGCACGATCGGCATCGTCGACGACGACACCGTCTCGCTGTCGAACCTGCAGCGCCAGGTCATTCATGGCACGCCGGATCTCGGCCGGCCGAAGGTCGCGAGCGCGGTCGACGCGGTCGAACGCCTCAACCCGCACGTGGCGGTGGTCCCGCATCCGTTCCGCATCACGCCGGACAATGCCGTCGACCTGATCGCGGGCTACGACCTCGTCGCCGACGGCTCCGACAACTTCGCCACCCGCTACGCCGTCTCGGATGCCTGCTTCCACGCGCGGCGACCGCTGGTCACGGCGGCGCTCGGCCGGTTCGACGGCACGCTCACCACGATCCGGGCGCATGAGTCCGATCCGGACGGCAAGCCGAACCCGACCTATCGCTGCCTGTTCCCGAACCCGCCGCCGCCCGGCAGCGTGCCGGCCTGCGCCGAGGCCGGCGTGCTCGGGGCGCTGGCCGGCGTGATGGGCTCGCTGATGGCCATGGAGGTGATCCGCGCCGTGGCCCAATTCGGCGAACCGCTGGTCGGGCGCCTGCTCATGGTGGACGCCCGCTCGATGCGATTCGAGACGCTGCGCTACGGCTGGGACCCGGACAATCCGCTCAGCGGCACCGCGGCCTCAGCCCAATAG
- a CDS encoding DUF1186 domain-containing protein, whose amino-acid sequence MNRIAALIEDLAASEHLPTKALREALGHPAEIADATLPLLEAAAEGREISPEDANLLFWGVHVLAHARDTRALAPLLKLLRQDEETLDAILGDAVTATLSKVVASLFDGDQLPLFRLILDSTVDDLTRMALLSACTFLTLEGRIDRDAMHALLVRFDDAQAAVEEGPAWVGWEEAIAHLGFRDLAPRAAAARADGRITDEISDAAWFKEALRKAETKPEDRDRLGPYQYGYLDDPVEALDWTAEGAGEPQRNPLKDVGRNDPCPCVSGKKFKKCCLGKQEAEGPWMPPGALLG is encoded by the coding sequence ATGAACCGGATCGCAGCGCTCATCGAGGACCTGGCGGCGTCCGAGCACCTGCCGACCAAGGCGCTGCGGGAAGCGCTCGGACATCCGGCCGAGATCGCCGATGCGACTCTGCCGCTGCTCGAAGCCGCGGCCGAGGGGCGGGAGATCTCGCCGGAGGACGCCAACCTCCTGTTCTGGGGCGTGCACGTCCTGGCGCATGCCCGGGATACGCGCGCCCTCGCGCCGCTCCTCAAGCTCCTCCGGCAGGACGAGGAAACGCTCGACGCGATCCTGGGCGACGCCGTGACGGCGACGCTCTCCAAGGTCGTGGCGAGCCTGTTCGACGGCGATCAACTGCCGCTGTTCCGGCTGATCCTCGACAGCACGGTCGATGACCTCACCCGCATGGCGCTGCTGTCGGCCTGCACCTTCCTGACCCTGGAGGGCCGGATCGACCGCGACGCGATGCACGCGCTGCTGGTCCGCTTCGACGACGCGCAGGCGGCCGTCGAGGAGGGACCGGCCTGGGTCGGCTGGGAGGAGGCGATCGCACATCTGGGCTTTCGCGATCTCGCCCCGCGTGCCGCGGCGGCTCGGGCGGACGGGCGGATCACCGACGAGATCAGCGACGCGGCCTGGTTCAAGGAGGCGCTGCGCAAGGCCGAGACCAAGCCGGAGGACCGGGACCGGCTCGGGCCCTACCAGTACGGCTATCTCGACGATCCGGTCGAGGCGCTCGACTGGACCGCGGAGGGCGCCGGCGAGCCGCAGCGCAATCCGTTGAAGGATGTCGGGCGCAACGATCCGTGTCCCTGCGTCTCGGGCAAGAAGTTCAAGAAGTGCTGCCTCGGCAAGCAGGAGGCCGAGGGCCCGTGGATGCCGCCGGGTGCCCTATTGGGCTGA
- the infC gene encoding translation initiation factor IF-3, whose amino-acid sequence MPAPQKDGPRANRDIRGVREVQLIDDTGQNRGVVPFFDALTLAEEAGLDLVEIAPNSVPPVCKLLDYGRFRFNEQKKQNEARKRQKTVEVKEIKLRPGIDKHDYDTKMKSVHRFFEEGDKVKVTLRFRGREMAHQDIGLRLLERVKNETAEIAKVESEPMLEGRQMIMILAPR is encoded by the coding sequence ATGCCGGCCCCGCAGAAGGACGGGCCGCGCGCCAACCGCGACATTCGCGGGGTGCGGGAAGTGCAGCTGATCGACGATACCGGGCAGAACCGCGGCGTCGTCCCCTTCTTCGACGCGCTGACTCTCGCTGAGGAGGCCGGCCTCGATCTCGTGGAGATCGCGCCGAACTCGGTGCCGCCCGTCTGCAAGCTGCTCGATTACGGGCGCTTCCGCTTCAACGAGCAGAAGAAGCAGAACGAGGCGCGCAAGCGGCAGAAGACCGTCGAGGTCAAGGAGATCAAGCTCCGCCCCGGCATCGACAAGCACGATTACGATACAAAGATGAAGTCGGTTCATCGCTTCTTCGAGGAAGGCGACAAGGTCAAGGTGACCCTGCGCTTCCGCGGTCGTGAGATGGCTCACCAGGATATCGGTCTGCGCCTCCTGGAGCGCGTGAAGAACGAGACGGCCGAGATCGCCAAGGTGGAGAGCGAGCCGATGCTCGAAGGCCGCCAGATGATCATGATCCTCGCGCCGCGCTGA
- the pheS gene encoding phenylalanine--tRNA ligase subunit alpha: MTDLDTLERDLLAQVTAASDEAALDAVRVAALGKKGSVSDLLKTLGAMTPNERKERGPLINGLRDRIQGAVTARKTVLMEAALEARLASERVDVTLPLRDAPEVRGRIHPITQVIDEITAIFADMGFAVAEGPDIETDELNFTALNFPPGHPAREMHDTFFLAADHAGKRKVLRTHTSPVQIRTMRSQTPPIRVIIPGRTYRHDSDQTHTPMFHQVEGLVIDTAANIANLKWVLEAFCKAFFEVDGVKMRFRPSFFPFTEPSAEVDIQCSRKGGEIRFGEGDDWLEILGCGMVHPNVLRNCGLDPDAVQGFAFGVGIDRIAMLKYGMPDLRPFFEADVRWLDHYGFRPLDVPSLIGGLTG, from the coding sequence ATGACCGATCTTGATACCCTCGAACGCGACCTCCTGGCTCAGGTGACGGCGGCCTCCGACGAGGCGGCGCTCGACGCGGTGCGCGTCGCCGCACTGGGCAAGAAGGGCAGCGTCTCGGACCTGCTGAAGACGCTGGGCGCGATGACGCCGAACGAGCGCAAGGAGCGCGGGCCCCTGATCAACGGCCTGCGCGACCGGATCCAGGGCGCCGTCACCGCTCGCAAGACCGTCCTGATGGAAGCCGCGCTGGAGGCTCGCCTCGCCTCCGAGCGGGTGGACGTGACGCTGCCGCTGCGGGACGCCCCGGAGGTCCGCGGCCGGATCCATCCGATCACCCAGGTGATCGACGAGATCACGGCGATCTTCGCCGACATGGGCTTCGCCGTCGCGGAAGGCCCCGATATCGAGACCGACGAACTGAACTTCACGGCGCTCAACTTCCCGCCCGGCCACCCGGCGCGCGAGATGCACGACACCTTCTTCCTGGCGGCCGACCATGCCGGAAAGCGCAAGGTGCTGCGCACCCACACGTCACCCGTCCAGATCCGCACGATGCGGTCGCAGACGCCGCCGATCCGGGTGATCATCCCGGGCCGGACCTACCGGCACGATTCCGACCAGACGCACACGCCGATGTTCCATCAGGTCGAGGGCCTGGTGATCGACACGGCAGCCAACATCGCGAACCTGAAATGGGTGCTGGAGGCGTTCTGCAAGGCGTTCTTCGAGGTCGATGGGGTGAAGATGCGCTTCCGCCCATCGTTCTTCCCGTTCACCGAGCCGTCGGCCGAGGTCGACATCCAGTGCTCCCGCAAGGGCGGCGAGATTCGCTTCGGCGAGGGCGACGACTGGCTGGAGATCCTGGGCTGCGGGATGGTCCACCCGAACGTCCTGCGCAATTGCGGCCTCGATCCGGACGCGGTGCAGGGCTTCGCGTTCGGGGTCGGCATCGACCGCATCGCCATGCTCAAGTACGGCATGCCGGACCTGCGTCCGTTCTTCGAGGCGGATGTCCGCTGGCTGGACCATTACGGTTTCCGGCCGCTCGACGTGCCGAGCCTGATCGGCGGTCTGACGGGGTAG
- a CDS encoding glycosyltransferase family 4 protein: MGDVTRGLTGFPAEIDVLAGARVLQIIPELDAGGAERTTVDVAGALAAVGARALVATEGGRLIGELQAKGGHWLRFPAASKNPVGMAVNVVRLMALCRREGVQIVHARSRAPAWVALGAARRLGLPFVTTYHGSYSGRTGVKVLYNSVMARGDVVIANSRYTADLIHRLHAEQAGDRVRVIHRGTDLAVFNPVAVGAGRVEALRRAWNVAPHERVILLAARLTAWKGHRVLIDAAAQMRDRGVPDLAVVLAGDPQGRTSYERELDALIAARGLGGIVRRVGHCTDMPAAFRAASVVAVPSVEPEAFGRSAVEAQALGTPVVVSDLGAVPETVLAPPDVASGQRTSWRVPPGDAGALAAALTEALSLGASARDALVRRGRAHVEANFSLERMAGDTLAVYAQLLGRQS, from the coding sequence ATGGGTGATGTGACGCGCGGCCTGACGGGCTTCCCCGCCGAAATCGATGTCCTTGCGGGCGCCCGCGTCCTGCAGATCATCCCGGAACTCGATGCCGGTGGCGCCGAGCGGACGACCGTCGACGTGGCCGGCGCCTTGGCCGCAGTGGGCGCCCGGGCCCTGGTCGCCACCGAGGGCGGCCGCCTCATCGGCGAGCTTCAGGCGAAGGGCGGGCATTGGCTCCGTTTCCCGGCCGCGTCGAAGAATCCGGTCGGCATGGCGGTGAACGTCGTGCGGCTGATGGCGCTGTGTCGGCGAGAGGGCGTGCAGATCGTCCACGCCCGGTCGCGGGCGCCGGCCTGGGTCGCGCTCGGGGCCGCACGCCGGCTCGGCCTGCCGTTCGTCACGACCTACCATGGCAGCTATTCCGGCCGGACCGGCGTGAAGGTGCTGTACAATTCCGTGATGGCCCGGGGCGACGTGGTGATCGCCAACTCGCGCTACACCGCCGACCTGATCCATCGCCTGCACGCCGAGCAGGCCGGCGATCGCGTGCGGGTCATCCACCGGGGCACGGATCTCGCGGTGTTCAATCCGGTGGCGGTGGGCGCCGGACGGGTCGAGGCGCTGCGTCGGGCCTGGAACGTGGCACCCCACGAGCGGGTGATCCTGCTCGCTGCCCGCCTGACCGCCTGGAAGGGGCATCGGGTGCTGATCGACGCCGCGGCGCAGATGCGGGATCGGGGCGTGCCGGACCTCGCGGTGGTGCTCGCCGGAGACCCGCAAGGCCGGACGTCCTACGAGCGCGAGCTTGATGCGCTGATCGCCGCCCGCGGCCTGGGCGGCATCGTGCGCCGGGTCGGCCACTGCACCGATATGCCCGCGGCGTTCCGCGCGGCGTCCGTGGTGGCCGTCCCATCGGTGGAGCCGGAGGCGTTCGGCCGCTCGGCCGTGGAAGCCCAGGCGCTGGGCACGCCTGTGGTCGTCTCCGATCTCGGCGCGGTCCCCGAGACGGTGCTGGCGCCGCCGGACGTCGCGTCCGGCCAGCGGACCAGCTGGCGGGTGCCACCCGGCGATGCCGGCGCCCTCGCCGCAGCCCTCACCGAAGCCCTGTCTCTGGGTGCCAGTGCCCGCGATGCGCTGGTCCGGCGCGGGCGCGCCCATGTGGAGGCGAATTTTTCGCTGGAGCGCATGGCCGGCGACACCCTGGCCGTCTACGCCCAGCTGCTGGGGCGGCAGAGCTGA